GACCTTTTCCGGGTCACGGCCGTTCCAGCCGTCCTCCGCGAGGCGAACCTTCCGGATCGCGCTGTCCCGCGTGAAGGGTGGGGCGATGATGCTCATCCGCGTCTCTCCTGTACCGATTGGTATTCTCAATACCTATCGGTACAGACGGGATCGCGCAACCCCCCGGCCGTGCCGGGCGGTCAGAACAGGGACCGCCGGCCGCTCGCCTCCGCCACGAAGGCGGTGCGGCCGAGAACGCGCAACCGCCCGGCCTCCGCCAGGATCGCCGCGAAATCGGCGCTGGAGAGATGCGCATCGAGCGCGGCCCGGTCAGCCCATCCCTCCGAGAGATGAAAGAGTCCGGGCACCGAAACGTCCTCGGCGATGGTGAAATACAGGCAGCCCGGCTTGACCACGGTGAGGGCGACGCAGCGCCGCGCGATCTCGGCGAAGGCCGGCGCATCCTCCGGGGCCAGCCGATAGCTGCCCACGAGGGCGAGGAAGCGTCGGGACTCTTCGCTCATGCGGCGCGCCGCTCAGCCGGCCGGCTGCGGCGGAAAGGCGACATAGATGTCGACCCGCCGGTTGGCGGCGCGCCCGGCGGCCGTCGCGTTGCTGGCGACCGGATCCTGCGGCCCCATGCCGCGCGTGGCGATGCGCTGCCCGCTGATCCCGCGCGAGACGAGATAGGTCTTGACGCTCGCGGCGCGATTGTCCGACAGCGGGTAGTTGATCGCGTTCGAGCCGGTGCTGTCGGTATAGCCGATGATCTGCACCGTCTCGGTCGGGTTCTGCTGCAGGCCCTGGCCGAGCTGGTCGAGGATCGGGTAGAGGCGGGGGTTCAGCGTCGCGCTGCCGGTGGCGAAGCCGGCATCGGCCGGCACGTTCAGCTTCAGCCGGTTGTCGGCGGTCTGGCTGACCTGCACGCCGGTTCCCTGCGCGGTGCGCTGCAGCGCCTGCTTCTGCGCCTCGAGATGCTGGTTCCAGAGATAGCCGCCGAGCGCGCCGGCCGCAGCGCCGCCCAGCGCGCCGATGACGGTGCCGCGGGCCTGGCCGCCGCTCGCCAGCGCGCCGATCAGCGCGCCGCCCGCGGCCCCGAGTCCGGCCCCCGTCGCGGCACTCGTGGCCCCCGGATTGTTCGCGGCGTATTGCTGGCTGCAGCCGGCGAGCATGGCGACGCACATCGCCGCGGCGGCGGCTCGGTTGACGGATCGGATCATTGGTTTCGGCGCTCCGGAATGTCTGTTCTTGAATGTCAGCGAGGCCGCCCGGCAAGCGGGGAAATTCGCCCCGCGCCGGACTTCCCTTGTCTTTCTGCCTCCGGATTCTTCCGCAAGCAAGACGTCAGCTTCCGGTGAAATTCGGCTTGCGCTTTTCGTGGAAGGCCTCGACACCCTCCCGGAAATCATCGGACTGGCGCAGCCGGCTGTAGCAATGCCCCTCGAGTTCGATCGCGGTCGTCAGCAGGGCGTCCTCCGTCTCGTTCAGCAGCCGCTTCGCGGTTCGCTGCGCCAGCGGGGCGAAGGCGCGAAGCTCGTCCACCAGCGCGTCGACGGCGGCCTCGAGGCCGTCATCGGGCACGCATTCGGTGGCGATGCCCCAGTCCAGCGCCTGGCGGGCGGAGATGCGCCGCGACCGCATGACGATGTCCTTCGTCCGGGTGATCCCCACGATCTTCTGCAGGCGCGCCGAGCCGCCGGAACCGGGGATCTGGCCGAGCTTCTGCTCGGGAAGCGCGTATTGGCAGGTCTCGGAGACGATGCGGAAATCGCAGGCCAGCGAGATCTCGAAGCCGACGCCGAAGGTGTAGCCGCGGTTCGCGGCGATCACCGGCTTCGAGCAGCGTGCCGGCGCGGCGATGTTCCATGCCAGTTTCGAGACATGCTCGGGCGATGCCTCGAGAAAGCCGCGGATATAGCCGCCCGAGGAAAAATGCTCGCCATCCGCCCGCAGCACGATGACCCTCACCCGCCCGTCCTCGTCGA
This genomic interval from Acidiphilium multivorum AIU301 contains the following:
- a CDS encoding putative quinol monooxygenase codes for the protein MSEESRRFLALVGSYRLAPEDAPAFAEIARRCVALTVVKPGCLYFTIAEDVSVPGLFHLSEGWADRAALDAHLSSADFAAILAEAGRLRVLGRTAFVAEASGRRSLF
- a CDS encoding OmpA family protein, with protein sequence MIRSVNRAAAAAMCVAMLAGCSQQYAANNPGATSAATGAGLGAAGGALIGALASGGQARGTVIGALGGAAAGALGGYLWNQHLEAQKQALQRTAQGTGVQVSQTADNRLKLNVPADAGFATGSATLNPRLYPILDQLGQGLQQNPTETVQIIGYTDSTGSNAINYPLSDNRAASVKTYLVSRGISGQRIATRGMGPQDPVASNATAAGRAANRRVDIYVAFPPQPAG
- a CDS encoding enoyl-CoA hydratase/isomerase family protein, with the protein product MTDQPDPRLARLDGFRVEIDADRARADIVLARPPMNTISMPQRDQLRHAFEALDEDGRVRVIVLRADGEHFSSGGYIRGFLEASPEHVSKLAWNIAAPARCSKPVIAANRGYTFGVGFEISLACDFRIVSETCQYALPEQKLGQIPGSGGSARLQKIVGITRTKDIVMRSRRISARQALDWGIATECVPDDGLEAAVDALVDELRAFAPLAQRTAKRLLNETEDALLTTAIELEGHCYSRLRQSDDFREGVEAFHEKRKPNFTGS